The Solea senegalensis isolate Sse05_10M linkage group LG9, IFAPA_SoseM_1, whole genome shotgun sequence genome has a segment encoding these proteins:
- the slc45a4b gene encoding solute carrier family 45 member 4 isoform X2 yields the protein MEGEAEDREGSDLPEMRKPVEEAEELENEKQMEEGRDVQQIPLHRWVMHGAVMFGREFCYAMETALVTPLLLRIGLPEQYYSLTWFLSPILGLVFTPLIGSASDRCTLRWGRRRPFVLALCVGTLLGVTLFLNGSLIGLSIGDTPNNQTIGIIFTVLGVVVLDFCADAAEGPIRAYLLDVADTEEQDIALNIHAFSAGLGGAVGYMLGGLDWTGTPLGQAFKSQEQVLFLFAAILLIVSVTLHMFSIPEQPFTPSNQLKATGSGESISQLSLRPVGQMPPVLDVIVEEDASAQGPTQDHNEADPEQMEMDFLTVDRVRSKSDSVLAMPDATIDLDPDLDPDAQHFLPEVHPFLPETQGELEDAFKPSGHCIGPSPSAGKTPTLTDVVSEPTYPVCPVLKHPVNRPCSVDSHQRQIKSTNGVGPHVSADHSSPTKGHGSSKPGNRPLSATGSSRQHRHSFYRQPSFTFSYYGRVGSQRNRLRRTIPSSPQPITTSRSLNDLSDLQQHSDKRELHLSASSLSSEGSSSDEGPDRGTTVRLLWLSMLKMPRQLWRLCVCHLFTWFSIIAEAVFYTDFMGQVIFEGDPKAPANSTELHNYQKGVQMGCWGLVVYAATAALCSAILQKYLDNFDLSIKVIYIMGTLGFSVGTASMAIFPNVYVAMVMISGMGIISMSISYCPYALLGQYHEIKEYIHHSPANTRRGFGIDCAILTCQVYVSQILVASALGAVVEAVGSVRVIPIVASGGSFLGFLTACFLVIYPDVEPSNPQSQEAQSLVALCGESDQKGERNGDQSQAVLDLTDKDGLKKMDNH from the exons ATGGAAGGAGAAGCAGAGGATAGGGAAGGCTCTGACCTCCCAGAGATGAGAAAACCTGTGGAAGAAGCAGAAGAGCTTGAGAATGAAAAGCAGATGGAGGAGGGCAGAGATGTGCAGCAGATCCCCTTGCATCGTTGGGTAATGCACGGAGCAGTGATGTTTGGACGTGAGTTCTGCTACGCCATGGAAACTGCCCTGGTGACGCCATTGCTGCTGCGGATCG GTCTTCCTGAGCAGTATTACAGTTTAACCTGGTTCCTCAGTCCAATTCTTGGTCTCGTCTTCACACCATTGATTGGCTCTGCCAGTGACCGATGTACTCTGCGTTGGGGCAGAAGACGACCATTCGTTCTGGCCTTGTGTGTGGGTACACTGCTGGGGGtgacactgtttttaaatggatcATTAATAG GCCTCTCCATCGGTGATACCCCCAACAACCAGACAATTGGCATTATTTTTACCGTATTAGGTGTAGTAGTGCTGGACTTCTGTGCTGACGCTGCTGAAGGACCAATCAGAGCTTACCTTCTTGATGTTGCTGACACTGAGGAGCAAGATATAGCCCTGAATATTCATGCCTTCTCTGCTG GACTGGGAGGAGCAGTGGGCTACATGCTGGGTGGACTTGACTGGACTGGCACACCTCTGGGCCAagcatttaaatcacaggagcaGGTTCTTTTCCTGTTTGCGGCCATCCTCTTGATTGTCTCTGTCACACTACACATGTTCAGTATACCTGAGCAACCATTTACGCCATCCAACCAGCTTAAAGCCACAGGAAGTGGGGAGTCTATCAGCCAGTTGTCTTTAAGGCCCGTTGGCCAAATGCCACCTGTGCTTGATGTGATTGTAGAGGAGGATGCTTCTGCTCAAGGCCCAACCCAGGACCACAACGAGGCAGATCCAGAGCAAATGGAAATGGATTTCCTTACTGTGGACCGAGTGAGAAGTAAAAGTGATTCAGTCTTAGCCATGCCAGATGCCACCATCGACTTGGATCCTGACCTTGACCCAGATGCACAACATTTCTTGCCAGAGGTGCATCCCTTTCTACCAGAGACACAAGGAGAGTTAGAAGATGCTTTTAAGCCTTCAGGCCACTGTATTGGGCCCTCACCCTCTGCTGGTAAAACCCCTACCCTTACTGATGTGGTCTCAGAGCCAACATACCCAGTTTGTCCTGTACTTAAGCATCCAGTGAACCGTCCTTGCTCAGTGGACTCACACCAGAGACAG ATCAAGTCTACCAATGGTGTCGGCCCTCACGTGTCCGCCGACCACAGCAGCCCAACCAAAGGCCATGGTTCCTCAAAGCCAGGAAACCGCCCCTTGAGTGCGACAGGGTCATCACGGCAACACCGGCACAGTTTCTACAGACAA CCTTCCTTTACATTCTCATACTATGGCCGTGTAGGATCACAGCGCAATCGACTGAGACGGACAATCCCTTCAAGCCCTCAGCCAATCACTACCTCCCGCAGTCTGAATGATCTGAGTGACTTACAGCAACACTCAGACAAACGAGAGCTCCATCTGTCAGCTAGCAGTCTTTCATCTGAGGGCTCAAGCAGTGATGAAGGACCAGACAGGGGTACAACAGTTCGACTGCTGTGGTTGTCCATGTTGAAG ATGCCAAGGCAGCTGtggagattgtgtgtgtgtcacctcttCACATGGTTCTCCATTATAGCCGAAGCTGTGTTTTACACTGATTTTATGGGGCAAGTCATTTTTGAGGGAGACCCCAAG GCACCAGCCAATTCCACGGAGCTACACAATTACCAAAAAGGAGTACAGATGGGCTGCTGGGGACTGGTGGTCTATGCTGCGACTGCTGCTCTCTGTTCTG CTATCCTGCAGAAGTACCTGGATAATTTCGATCTGAGCATTAAGGTCATCTACATCATGGGGACTCTGGGGTTTTCAGTAG GAACTGCAAGTATGGCAATCTTCCCTAATGTttatgttgccatggtaatgatcaGTGGCATGGGCATCATCTCCATGAGTATCTCCTACTGTCCCTATGCATTACTTGGGCAGTACCATGAAATCAAGGAG TACATTCACCACAGTCCAGCAAACACTCGAAGAGGTTTTGGTATTGACTGTGCTATCTTAACCTGCCAG GTGTATGTAAGCCAGATTTTGGTTGCATCAGCCCTGGGAGCTGTGGTGGAGGCAGTTGGCAGTGTGCGAGTCATTCCTATAGTGGCCTCTGGGGGCTCCTTCCTGGGCTTCCTTACCGCCTGTTTTCTTGTCATTTATCCCGATGTGGAGCCCAGCAACCCACAGTCGCAGGAGGCTCAGAGTTTGGTTGCTTTGTGCGGAGAATCTGACCAGAAGGGAGAAAGGAACGGTGATCAGAGCCAGGCTGTACTGGACCTCACAGACAAAGACGGGTTGAAGAAGATGGATAATCACTAA
- the slc45a4b gene encoding solute carrier family 45 member 4 isoform X1: MEGEAEDREGSDLPEMRKPVEEAEELENEKQMEEGRDVQQIPLHRWVMHGAVMFGREFCYAMETALVTPLLLRIGLPEQYYSLTWFLSPILGLVFTPLIGSASDRCTLRWGRRRPFVLALCVGTLLGVTLFLNGSLIGLSIGDTPNNQTIGIIFTVLGVVVLDFCADAAEGPIRAYLLDVADTEEQDIALNIHAFSAGLGGAVGYMLGGLDWTGTPLGQAFKSQEQVLFLFAAILLIVSVTLHMFSIPEQPFTPSNQLKATGSGESISQLSLRPVGQMPPVLDVIVEEDASAQGPTQDHNEADPEQMEMDFLTVDRVRSKSDSVLAMPDATIDLDPDLDPDAQHFLPEVHPFLPETQGELEDAFKPSGHCIGPSPSAGKTPTLTDVVSEPTYPVCPVLKHPVNRPCSVDSHQRQQIKSTNGVGPHVSADHSSPTKGHGSSKPGNRPLSATGSSRQHRHSFYRQPSFTFSYYGRVGSQRNRLRRTIPSSPQPITTSRSLNDLSDLQQHSDKRELHLSASSLSSEGSSSDEGPDRGTTVRLLWLSMLKMPRQLWRLCVCHLFTWFSIIAEAVFYTDFMGQVIFEGDPKAPANSTELHNYQKGVQMGCWGLVVYAATAALCSAILQKYLDNFDLSIKVIYIMGTLGFSVGTASMAIFPNVYVAMVMISGMGIISMSISYCPYALLGQYHEIKEYIHHSPANTRRGFGIDCAILTCQVYVSQILVASALGAVVEAVGSVRVIPIVASGGSFLGFLTACFLVIYPDVEPSNPQSQEAQSLVALCGESDQKGERNGDQSQAVLDLTDKDGLKKMDNH; encoded by the exons ATGGAAGGAGAAGCAGAGGATAGGGAAGGCTCTGACCTCCCAGAGATGAGAAAACCTGTGGAAGAAGCAGAAGAGCTTGAGAATGAAAAGCAGATGGAGGAGGGCAGAGATGTGCAGCAGATCCCCTTGCATCGTTGGGTAATGCACGGAGCAGTGATGTTTGGACGTGAGTTCTGCTACGCCATGGAAACTGCCCTGGTGACGCCATTGCTGCTGCGGATCG GTCTTCCTGAGCAGTATTACAGTTTAACCTGGTTCCTCAGTCCAATTCTTGGTCTCGTCTTCACACCATTGATTGGCTCTGCCAGTGACCGATGTACTCTGCGTTGGGGCAGAAGACGACCATTCGTTCTGGCCTTGTGTGTGGGTACACTGCTGGGGGtgacactgtttttaaatggatcATTAATAG GCCTCTCCATCGGTGATACCCCCAACAACCAGACAATTGGCATTATTTTTACCGTATTAGGTGTAGTAGTGCTGGACTTCTGTGCTGACGCTGCTGAAGGACCAATCAGAGCTTACCTTCTTGATGTTGCTGACACTGAGGAGCAAGATATAGCCCTGAATATTCATGCCTTCTCTGCTG GACTGGGAGGAGCAGTGGGCTACATGCTGGGTGGACTTGACTGGACTGGCACACCTCTGGGCCAagcatttaaatcacaggagcaGGTTCTTTTCCTGTTTGCGGCCATCCTCTTGATTGTCTCTGTCACACTACACATGTTCAGTATACCTGAGCAACCATTTACGCCATCCAACCAGCTTAAAGCCACAGGAAGTGGGGAGTCTATCAGCCAGTTGTCTTTAAGGCCCGTTGGCCAAATGCCACCTGTGCTTGATGTGATTGTAGAGGAGGATGCTTCTGCTCAAGGCCCAACCCAGGACCACAACGAGGCAGATCCAGAGCAAATGGAAATGGATTTCCTTACTGTGGACCGAGTGAGAAGTAAAAGTGATTCAGTCTTAGCCATGCCAGATGCCACCATCGACTTGGATCCTGACCTTGACCCAGATGCACAACATTTCTTGCCAGAGGTGCATCCCTTTCTACCAGAGACACAAGGAGAGTTAGAAGATGCTTTTAAGCCTTCAGGCCACTGTATTGGGCCCTCACCCTCTGCTGGTAAAACCCCTACCCTTACTGATGTGGTCTCAGAGCCAACATACCCAGTTTGTCCTGTACTTAAGCATCCAGTGAACCGTCCTTGCTCAGTGGACTCACACCAGAGACAG CAGATCAAGTCTACCAATGGTGTCGGCCCTCACGTGTCCGCCGACCACAGCAGCCCAACCAAAGGCCATGGTTCCTCAAAGCCAGGAAACCGCCCCTTGAGTGCGACAGGGTCATCACGGCAACACCGGCACAGTTTCTACAGACAA CCTTCCTTTACATTCTCATACTATGGCCGTGTAGGATCACAGCGCAATCGACTGAGACGGACAATCCCTTCAAGCCCTCAGCCAATCACTACCTCCCGCAGTCTGAATGATCTGAGTGACTTACAGCAACACTCAGACAAACGAGAGCTCCATCTGTCAGCTAGCAGTCTTTCATCTGAGGGCTCAAGCAGTGATGAAGGACCAGACAGGGGTACAACAGTTCGACTGCTGTGGTTGTCCATGTTGAAG ATGCCAAGGCAGCTGtggagattgtgtgtgtgtcacctcttCACATGGTTCTCCATTATAGCCGAAGCTGTGTTTTACACTGATTTTATGGGGCAAGTCATTTTTGAGGGAGACCCCAAG GCACCAGCCAATTCCACGGAGCTACACAATTACCAAAAAGGAGTACAGATGGGCTGCTGGGGACTGGTGGTCTATGCTGCGACTGCTGCTCTCTGTTCTG CTATCCTGCAGAAGTACCTGGATAATTTCGATCTGAGCATTAAGGTCATCTACATCATGGGGACTCTGGGGTTTTCAGTAG GAACTGCAAGTATGGCAATCTTCCCTAATGTttatgttgccatggtaatgatcaGTGGCATGGGCATCATCTCCATGAGTATCTCCTACTGTCCCTATGCATTACTTGGGCAGTACCATGAAATCAAGGAG TACATTCACCACAGTCCAGCAAACACTCGAAGAGGTTTTGGTATTGACTGTGCTATCTTAACCTGCCAG GTGTATGTAAGCCAGATTTTGGTTGCATCAGCCCTGGGAGCTGTGGTGGAGGCAGTTGGCAGTGTGCGAGTCATTCCTATAGTGGCCTCTGGGGGCTCCTTCCTGGGCTTCCTTACCGCCTGTTTTCTTGTCATTTATCCCGATGTGGAGCCCAGCAACCCACAGTCGCAGGAGGCTCAGAGTTTGGTTGCTTTGTGCGGAGAATCTGACCAGAAGGGAGAAAGGAACGGTGATCAGAGCCAGGCTGTACTGGACCTCACAGACAAAGACGGGTTGAAGAAGATGGATAATCACTAA
- the gpr20 gene encoding G-protein coupled receptor 20 codes for MCVHITVTMDSNNTGSLVYINTSFPILPVISSSTNRSGREAYFQRLAHLDEGLYNDFYGLWITLMVINSLIFLVGMVLNTVALYVFCFHTKQKTTSVIYTINLAVTDLLVNLSLPTRILLYYSGGACLTCFYLHIFSYFVNMYCSIWFLTCICVDRYLAIVQVEASRRWRNSSVAKCVCVSVWLFAIVVTYSFLSTAFQHTGCCVSKLLFLTITEFFLPLIVIVFFTLRVMWALADRSLMQQSRERRRRAVQLLTTVLIIFTVCFTPFHIRQVVVYFHPEMPHHAIVYHLTVTLSSLNSCMDPVVYCFVTNNFQATMRHLFHRADPEHTSGDIVSMQHSSKASGATANAITNNVIMMTKFPTPLQGHTGEEPHDVNPLSQTKK; via the exons ATGTGCGTCCATATCACCGTGACGATGGACTCCAACAACACTGGGTCCCTGGTTTATATCAATACTTCATTCCCCATCCTGCCTGTAATATCCAGTTCCACTAATAGAAGTGGAAGGGAAGCATATTTTCAGAGACTGGCTCATTTGGATGAAGGACTCTATAACGACTTTTACGGCCTCTGGATTACACTGATGGTCATAAACTCTCTCATATTCCTG GTGGGCATGGTGCTCAACACCGTCGCACtttatgttttctgtttccacaCCAAGCAGAAGACCACCTCAGTCATCTACACCATCAACCTGGCAGTGACGGACCTCTTGGTGAATCTGTCGCTGCCGACTCGCATCCTGCTCTACTACAGTGGAGGAGCTTGTCTCACCTGCTTCTACCTGCACATTTTCAGCTACTTTGTCAACATGTACTGCAGCATTTGGTTTCTGACCTGCATCTGTGTCGACCGCTACCTTGCTATTGTGCAG GTTGAAGCTTCCCGTCGCTGGAGAAACTCCAGTGTggccaaatgtgtgtgtgtctcggtCTGGCTGTTTGCCATTGTGGTCACCTATTCCTTCCTCTCCACTGCTTTCCAGCACACGGGCTGCTGCGTGTCAAAGCTTCTCTTCCTGACCATCACCGAGTTTTTCCTGCCACTCATCGTCATTGTGTTCTTTACCTTGAGGGTCATGTGGGCCTTGGCTGACCGCAGTCTGATGCAGCAGAGCAG GGAAAGGAGAAGAAGGGCTGTCCAGCTGCTGACCACAGTGCTGATCAtcttcactgtgtgtttcacaCCCTTCCACATCAGACAG GTGGTGGTGTACTTCCACCCAGAGATGCCTCATCACGCTATTGTGTACCACTTAACCGTCACTCTCAGCAGTTTGAATAGCTGTATGGATCCTGTCGTCTACTGCTTTGTTACAAATAACTTCCAG GCCACTATGAGGCATCTTTTCCATCGTGCAGACCCTGAACATACTAGCGGTGACATCGTCAGCATGCAGCACAGCTCCAAGGCCTCTGGAGCGACGGCTAATGCCATCACTAATAATGTGATCATGATGACCAAGTTTCCCACTCCATTACAGGGACACACTGGGGAAGAACCACACGATGTAAATCCCCTTTCACAAACTAAAAAATAG